From Coffea arabica cultivar ET-39 chromosome 2e, Coffea Arabica ET-39 HiFi, whole genome shotgun sequence, the proteins below share one genomic window:
- the LOC140036366 gene encoding uncharacterized protein produces MAEYESQFTRLSKFVPELILTEQRRVRRFIQGLNVEIQKDLAVAQITTFSDTVEKALRAKNARLQVRNFQVRKRGLSGGSSSQRDKSTPPKFGREAGTGRLPGTARGTPPRGGQSGRGRQRSASQGSSATISRGPCGFCGKPNHTEDNYWRKERKCLHCGSAEHQIANCPIQPREIRGTIQSSKDTSKQSKVEGVKPKVPARIDITPVSLPYDLEVGEKKLLGNLISLAIKGYDVILGMDWLVRYDTQLDCERKIVEFRIPGEAILRLDVKGNLPSSAMISGIRVRKLLSRGAQGFLAFLINTPTDKLKVEDVPVVGEYLDVFSDELVNLPPEREIEFEINLLPETSPISKTPYRMVSTELKKLKLQLQDLLERDFIRENGSPWRAPVLFVKRKDGTLRLCIDYRELNNVTIKNKYPLPDIDELFDQLQGAVVFSKLDLRQGYYQLLIRKEDMPKTAFNSRPLTDLTKKGGRFLWSDKCEDSFQELKRRLTMAPILTLPNKLNMRQRRWIEFLEDYNRTINYHSGKTNVVADALSRKTQMSGLMVKEWKMLGTVGEWNPKLEHKKITFGNIHVTSKLLGRIKEAQTEDPMVQKWVEKVKKGEISDFNLSPKGILRFKNRIVVPNGENLKQEVKAEHQKPSGLLQPLEIPVWKWENITMDFVSGLPKTQKGHDAV; encoded by the exons ATGGccgaatacgagagccagtttacccgctTGTCGAAATTTGTTCCTGAACTTATTCTAACGGAACAAAGGAGGGTGAGACGTTTCATTCAGGGGCTTAACGTGGAAATCCAAAAGGACTTGGCTGTAGCCCAAATCACTACTTTTAGTGATACAGTGGAGAAGGCTTTGCGAGCTAAGAATGCAAGGCTCCAAGTGAGGAACTTCCAAGTTCGAAAACGTGGGCTCTCGGGAGGTAGTTCTAGTCAAAGGGATAAGAGTACCCCTCCCAAATTTGGAAGGGAAGCTGGAACGGGACGACTTCCGGGTACAGCAAGAGGTACTCCGCCAAGAGGTGGCCAAAGTGGACGAGGTCGACAGAGGAGTGCTTCCCAGGGGAGCTCTGCCACTATTTCTCGTGGTCCGTGTGGCTTCTGTGGGAAGCCAAACCATACGGAGGATAATTATTGGAGGAAAGAGAGGAAGTGCTTACACTGTGGAAGCGCGGAGCACCAGATCGCCAATTGTCCGATCCAACCTCGAGAGATAAGAGGGACTATACAATCATCGAAAGATACCTCAAAACAATCGAAAGTGGAAGGAGTGAAACCGAAGGTGCCTGCTCG AATTGATATCACCCCTGTTAGTTTGCCATATGATCTGGAA GTAGGAGAGAAAAAATTattggggaatttgataagtttagccattaaggggtacgatgtgatatTGGGTATGGATTGGTTAGTTAGATATGATACCCAGTTGGACTGTGAGAGGAAGATCGTGGAATTTCGTATCCCTGGGGAGGCAATATTAAGGCTAGATGTGAAGGGCAATCTACCCTCATCTGCAATGATTTCGGGTATTCGGGTTAGGAAACTATTGAGTAGAGGGGCACAAGGGTTCCTAGCCTTTCTCATTAACACTCCCACCGATAAATTGAAAGTAGAAGATGTTCCAGTAGTGGGTGAATATTTGGATGTGTTTTCCGATGAATTAGTGAATCTACcaccggaaagagagatagaatttgaGATTAACTTGTTACCGGAGACTTCACCTATCTCCAAGACCCCATACCGTATGGTATCTACAGAACTCAAGAAGTTGAAATTGcagttgcaagaccttttggagcgggatTTTATCCGTGAGAATGGATCTCCTTGGAGGGCACCCGTTCTCTTTGTTAAAAGGAAGGACGGGACCTTGAGATTGTGTATCGATTACCGAGAGTTGAACAACGTgactattaagaataaatacccgcTACCcgacattgatgagttgtttgaccagttgcaaggtgCAGTGGTCTTTTCAAAACTAGACCTTCGACAAGGGTACTATCAATTATTGATTCGAAAGGAAGATATGCCTAAAACTGCCTTCAATTCTCG TCCTTTAACTGATCTGACAAAGAAAGGTGGTCGGTTTCTGTGGAGTGATAAGTGTGAGGatagttttcaggagttgaagcgAAGGTTGACCATGGCCCCTATTCTGACCTTGCCTAACA agttgaatatgaggcaaCGCCGGTGGATAGAATTCTTGGAGGACTATAACCGTACTATTAATTACCATTCGGGTAAGACTAACGTAGTAGCTGATGCCCTAAGTCGGAAGACTCAAATGTCTGGGTTAATGGTCAAAGAATGGAAAATGTTAGGAACCGTTGGTGAGTGGAATCCAAAATTGGAACATAAGAAGATAACCTTTGGAAATATCCATGTGACATCCAAGCTCTTGGGTCGAATCAAAGAGGCTCAAACTGAGGATCCAATGGTTCAGAAATGGGTGGAAAAGGTGAAGAAAggggaaatttctgatttcaatCTGAGTCCTAAGGGGATATTGAGGTTTAAGAATCGGATAGTGGTGCCTAATGGTGAAAATTTGAAACAAGAg GTTAAggctgaacaccaaaaaccTTCAGGGTTGCTGCAGCCTTTGGAGATACCCGTATGGAAATGGGagaacatcaccatggacttcgtttctgGATTACCTAAGActcaaaaaggacatgatgccgtttga